A single Bos mutus isolate GX-2022 chromosome 25, NWIPB_WYAK_1.1, whole genome shotgun sequence DNA region contains:
- the ACTL6B gene encoding actin-like protein 6B: protein MSGGVYGGDEVGALVFDIGSFSVRAGYAGEDCPKADFPTTVGLLAAEEGGGLELEGEKEKKGKIFHIDTNALHVPRDGAEVMSPLKNGMIEDWECFRAILDHTYSKHVKSEPNLHPVLMSEAPWNTRAKREKLTELMFEQYNIPAFFLCKTAVLTAFANGRSTGLVLDSGATHTTAIPVHDGYVLQQGIVKSPLAGDFISMQCRELFQEMAIDIIPPYMIAAKEPVREGAPPNWKKKEKLPQVSKSWHNYMCNEVIQDFQASVLQVSDSPYDEQVAAQMPTVHYEMPNGYNTDYGAERLRIPEGLFDPSNVKGLSGNTMLGVGHVVTTSIGMCDIDIRPGLYGSVIVTGGNTLLQGFTDRLNRELSQKTPPSMRLKLIASNSTMERKFSPWIGGSILASLGTFQQMWISKQEYEEGGKQCVERKCP from the exons ATGAGCGGGGGCGTCTACGGCGGAG ATGAGGTGGGGGCGCTGGTCTTTGACATTGGCTCCTTCTCAGTCCGCGCTGGGTACGCTGGGGAGGACTGCCCCAAG GCTGACTTCCCCACCACGGTGGGGCTGCTGGCCGCGGAGGAGGGGGGCGGGCTGGAGTtggagggggagaaagagaagaaagggaaaatcttTCACATCGACACCAACGCCCTCCACGTGCCTCGAGATGGAGCGGAAGTCATGTCTCCCCTCAAGAATGGCATGA TTGAGGACTGGGAGTGCTTCCGTGCAATCCTGGATCACACCTACAGCAAACATGTCAAGTCTGAGCCAAACCTGCACCCAGTGCTCATGTCAGAGGCCCCG TGGAACACACGGGCCAAACGGGAGAAGCTGACGGAGCTGATGTTTGAGCAGTACAACATTCCTGCTTTCTTCTTATGCAAGACAGCTGTGCTTACTGC CTTTGCAAATGGACGCTCCACAGGTCTGGTGCTGGACAGTGGGGCCACCCACACGACAGCCATTCCAGTGCATGATGGCTACGTCCTGCAGCAAG GCATTGTCAAATCACCCCTGGCAGGGGACTTCATCTCCATGCAGTGCCGAGAGCTCTTCCAGGAAATGGCCATTGACATCATCCCACCTTACATGATCGCAGCCAAG GAGCCTGTACGGGAGGGCGCACCCCCAaactggaagaagaaagagaagttaCCCCAGGTTTCCAAGTCCTGGCATAACTACATGTGCAAT GAGGTGATCCAGGACTTCCAGGCCTCCGTGCTGCAGGTCTCAGACTCTCCCTACGATGAGCA GGTGGCTGCGCAGATGCCCACAGTGCACTACGAGATGCCCAACGGCTACAACACAGACTACGGTGCAGAGCGGCTCCGCATCCCTGAGGGCCTGTTTGATCCCTCCAATGTCAAG GGCCTGTCGGGGAACACCATGTTAGGGGTGGGCCACGTGGTGACCACCAGCATCGGCATGTGCGACATTGACATTCGTCCG GGCCTCTACGGCAGTGTCATTGTCACGGGTGGGAACACGCTCCTGCAGGGCTTCACTGACAGACTCAATCGAGAGCTTTCCCAGAAGACTCCACCG AGCATGAGACTGAAGCTCATCGCCAGCAACAGCACCATGGAGCGCAAGTTCAGCCCCTGGATCGGGGGCTCCATCCTGGCCTCACTG GGCACTTTCCAGCAAATGTGGATCTCCAAGCAGGAATATGAGGAGGGCGGGAAGCAGTGCGTGGAGCGGAAGTGCCCCTGA